A region of Vigna radiata var. radiata cultivar VC1973A chromosome 6, Vradiata_ver6, whole genome shotgun sequence DNA encodes the following proteins:
- the LOC106764928 gene encoding probable disease resistance protein At4g33300 produces the protein MALTDLFTGEIASDLWKMLITISRKALRCKSSAEQLITYVREILPTIEEIKYSGVELPAPRQSQLDRLSEILRSGVELSHQALSSSRWNVYRNFQLAKKMEKLEKHVTRFLQVPMQAHILADVHHARFEMAERFDRVEASNRRMERFLEEMKIGVNGGGWVEEAVKSMQEDETWVEGCNGNNGFGVGLDFGKKKVMEMVFSNNDADWIVGICGIGGSGKTTLARELCRDDQVRCYFKDRILFLTVSQSPNVEQLRARIWGHIMGNQGLNGNYVVPQWMPQFECKGEAQVLVVLDDVWSLSVLEQLVWKIPGCKFLVVSRFRFPTFFSATYHVELLGEEDALSLFCHHAFGQKSIPLGANVSLVKQVVAECGKLPLALKVIGASLRDQNEMFWLSVKSNLSQGHSIGESYEINLIDRMAISTNYLPEKIKECFLDLCSFPEDRKIPLEILINMWVEIHDIREAEAYAIAVELSNKNLLTLVKEARAGGMYSSCFEISVTQHDTLRDLALILSKRGSIHEHRRLVMAQREENGLLPREWSRYQDQPFEAQIVSINTGEMTEMDWFELDFPKAEVLIINFTSSDYFLPPFISKMPNLRALIIVNYSTSYARLHNVSVLRNLTNLRSLWLEKVSTPQLSGTVLKSLSKLFVVLCQINNSLDGKQFPNLSELTLDHCNDLTYLPSSICGIKSLRNMSLTDCHNLSELPDEFGNLKSLEILRLYACPDLETLPPSMCDMKKLKYIDISQCTNLTCFPKEIGRLVSLEKIDMRECPMIRYLPKSAVSLHSLQLVICDEEVYGTWRDVAEMAKSNVHIQVPEQHFDLDWLQE, from the exons atggCCCTTACGGACCTATTCACCGGAGAGATAGCCTCCGATCTCTGGAAAATGCTCATCACAATTTCCCGAAAGGCCCTGCGCTGCAAGTCCAGCGCGGAGCAACTCATCACCTACGTGCGCGAGATTCTTCCCACCATCGAGGAAATCAAGTACTCCGGGGTGGAGCTTCCGGCGCCGAGGCAGTCTCAGCTAGACCGCCTGTCGGAGATTCTGCGCTCCGGCGTGGAGCTTTCGCACCAGGCGCTGTCCTCCAGCCGCTGGAACGTGTACCGGAACTTCCAGCTGGCGAAGAAGATGGAGAAGCTGGAGAAGCACGTGACGAGGTTCCTGCAGGTGCCCATGCAGGCGCACATACTGGCCGACGTGCATCACGCGCGGTTCGAGATGGCGGAGCGGTTCGACCGGGTGGAGGCGTCGAACCGGCGGATGGAGCGGTTTTTGGAGGAGATGAAGATCGGAGTGAACGGCGGTGGGTGGGTGGAGGAGGCTGTGAAGAGCATGCAGGAAGATGAGACGTGGGTGGAAGGTTGCAACGGGAATAACGGTTTCGGTGTTGGGTTGGATTTCGGGAAGAAGAAGGTTATGGAGATGGTTTTCTCTAATAATGATGCTGATTGGATTGTCGGGATTTGTGGGATTGGTGGCTCCGGGAAAACCACCCTTGCCAGAGAGCTCTGCAGAGACGACCAAGTCCGAT GTTATTTCAAGGacagaattttgtttttgacCGTGTCACAGTCTCCGAATGTGGAGCAGCTGAGAGCGAGGATCTGGGGACACATCATGGGCAACCAAGGCTTGAATGGAAATTACGTGGTTCCGCAATGGATGCCACAGTTTGAGTGCAAAGGGGAAGCTCAAGTTCTTGTTGTTCTTGATGATGTGTGGTCGCTCTCCGTGCTGGAGCAGCTTGTGTGGAAAATCCCTGGCTGCAAATTCCTTGTGGTGTCTCGATTCAGATTCCCGACATTCTTCAGTGCAACTTATCACGTGGAATTGCTGGGTGAAGAGGATGCCCTCTCTTTGTTTTGCCACCATGCTTTTGGACAGAAGTCAATTCCTTTGGGTGCTAATGTGAGTTTGGTGAAGCAG GTTGTGGCTGAGTGTGGAAAACTTCCACTGGCTCTAAAGGTGATTGGAGCTTCCTTGCGAGACCAGAATGAAATGTTTTGGCTCAGTGTTAAGAGTAATCTTTCTCAAGGTCACAGCATTGGTGAGTCCTATGAAATCAATCTGATTGATAGAATGGCAATTAGTACAAACTACTTGCCAGAAAAGATCAAGGAGTGCTTCTTGGACCTGTGCTCTTTCCCTGAGGATAGAAAGATCCCTCTCGAAATTCTAATCAATATGTGGGTTGAAATCCATGACATTCGTGAGGCGGAAGCATATGCCATTGCGGTTGAGCTTTCGAATAAGAACCTTCTAACCTTAGTGAAAGAAGCACG TGCCGGGGGCATGTATAGCAGCTGCTTTGAGATTTCTGTGACTCAGCATGACACGCTGAGAGACCTTGCTCTTATATTGAGCAAGCGCGGGAGCATTCATGAACACAGAAGGTTGGTCATGGCACAACGAGAAGAAAATGGACTACTCCCAAGAGAATGGTCAAGATACCAGGACCAACCCTTTGAAGCTCAGATTGTTTCAATCAACACAG GGGAAATGACAGAAATGGATTGGTTTGAGCTGGATTTTCCCAAGGCTGAAGTGTTGATCATCAATTTCACGTCCAGTGATTACTTTTTACCTCCCTTCATCAGTAAGATGCCAAATTTGAGGGCACTGATAATAGTAAACTACAGTACCTCATATGCTCGCCTTCACAATGTTTCAGTTCTTAGGAATTTGACCAACTTGAGGAGTCTCTGGCTAGAAAAGGTTTCCACCCCTCAGTTGTCAGGCACTGTCTTGAAAAGCTTGAGCAAACTATTCGTAGTCCTCTGCCAGATTAACAACAGTTTGGATGGGAAACAGTTCCCTAACCTCTCTGAGCTCACACTTGATCACTGTAATGATCTAACATACTTGCCCTCAAGCATTTGTGGAATAAAGTCACTCAGAAACATGAGCCTCACAGACTGCCACAATTTGTCTGAACTACCTGATGAATTTGGCAATCTAAAATCTCTAGAGATCCTCCGTTTATATGCTTGTCCTGATCTAGAAACACTTCCTCCTAGCATGTGTGACATGAAGAAATTGAAGTACATTGACATTTCTCAATGTACTAACCTCACCTGCTTCCCTAAAGAGATTGGTAGATTAGTAAGTTTAGAGAAGATTGACATGAGGGAATGCCCCATGATTAGGTATTTACCAAAGTCTGCAGTGTCATTACACTCTCTGCAGCTTGTAATTTGTGATGAGGAGGTGTATGGTACATGGAGAGATGTTGCTGAGATGGCCAAGTCAAATGTTCATATTCAAGTACCAGAACAACACTTTGATCTTGACTGGCTTCAAGAATGA
- the LOC106764781 gene encoding nucleobase-ascorbate transporter 3: MGEEHHHAPPPVQAPPAGPPPPNLALSRGPVWNPAEQLLQLHYCIHSNPSWPEALLLGFQHYIVMLGTTVLIATTLVPAMGGNHGDKARVIQSLLFMSGVNTLLQTLFGSRLPTVMGGSFAFLLPVLSIINDYTDRTFPSEHERFVYTIRTIQGSLIVSSFVNIFLGFSKTWGNLARLFSPISIVPVVCVVGLGLFSRGFPLLANCVQIGLPMLILLVITQQYLKRLHHAAHHVLERFALLLCIAVIWAFAAILTVAGAYNTAKTQTQVSCRTDRSYLMSSAPWIKVPYPFQWGTPIFRASHVFGMMGAALVSSAESTGAFFAAARLSGATPPPAHVLSRSIGFQGIGMLIEGIFGSVVGTTVSVENVGLLGLTHIGSRRVVQISCGFMIFFSIFGKFGAFFASIPLPIFAAIYCVLFGIVAAVGISFIQFANTNSIRNIYVLGITLFLAISVQQYFVNNTAPDGHGPVKTDGGWFNDILNTIFSSSPTVAIIVGTLIDNTLEGKSKAVDRGLPWWVPFQNRKGDVRNDEFYRLPLRINEYMPTRFL, from the exons ATGGGTGAGGAGCACCACCATGCACCGCCACCAGTTCAGGCGCCTCCAGCTGGTCCACCACCGCCGAATCTTGCACTTTCTAGAGGCCCAGTGTGGAATCCAGCTGAACAACTCTTGCAACTTCACTATTGCATCCACTCAAATCCTTCTTGGC CGGAGGCGCTTCTACTGGGTTTTCAGCACTACATTGTGATGCTTGGAACAACTGTTCTGATTGCAACCACGCTGGTTCCTGCAATGGGTGGGAACCAT GGTGACAAGGCCCGCGTTATTCAGTCATTGTTATTTATGTCTGGGGTGAACACACTGCTTCAGACCTTGTTTGGGTCAAGGCTTCCAACTGTGATGGGTGGATCGTTTGCTTTTTTACTCCCAGTGTTGTCCATAATAAACGATTACACAGACAGAACATTTCCTTCTGAGCACGAG AGGTTCGTCTACACTATCAGAACAATTCAAGGGTCCCTCATCGTTTCTTCTTTTGTCAATATCTTCCTTGGTTTTAGTAAGACATGGGGAAATTTGGCAAG GTTGTTTAGTCCCATAAGCATTGTACCTGTGGTATGTGTGGTGGGTCTTGGTCTGTTCTCCAGGGGCTTTCCATTG CTTGCAAATTGTGTGCAGATTGGCTTACCTATGCTCATTCTACTTGTAATAACACAACAG TATTTGAAGCGTCTTCATCATGCTGCACATCATGTACTTGAGAGGTTTGCTTTACTTCTCTGCATTGCTGTCATCTGGGCATTTGCTGCTATCCTTACTGTTGCAGGTGCATATAATACTGCTAAAACACAGACCCAAGTGAGTTGTCGCACAGATCGCTCATACCTTATGTCTTCTGCTCCATG GATTAAAGTCCCATATCCATTCCAGTGGGGTACCCCCATATTCAGAGCCAGTCATGTCTTTGGGATGATGGGGGCTGCACTTGTCTCTTCTGCTGAG TCAACTGGTGCTTTCTTTGCTGCAGCCAGGCTTTCTGGTGCAACACCACCTCCTGCACATGTGCTTAGCCGAAGCATTGGGTTTCAG GGCATTGGCATGTTGATTGAAGGCATATTTGGTTCCGTTGTTGGTACTACTGTATCTGT TGAAAATGTGGGCCTACTTGGTCTAACACATATAGGAAGTCGCAGAGTTGTGCAGATATCATGTGGTTTCATGatcttcttttctatttttg GGAAATTTGGAGCCTTTTTTGCTTCGATTCCCCTACCGATATTTGCTGCTATATACTGTGTTTTGTTTGGTATTGTGG CTGCTGTTGGAATTTCTTTTATACAGTTTGCAAATACTAACTCCATAAGAAATATCTATGTTCTGGGCATAACCTTGTTTCTAGCAATATCAGTTCAACAATATTTTGTCAATAACACTGCACCAGATGGTCATGGTCCAGTTAAAACAGATGGTGGATGG TTTAATGACATTTTGAACACCATATTCTCTTCTTCCCCAACTGTGGCTATAATTGTTGGGACCCTTATTGACAACACACTTGAAGGAAAATCTAAAGCTGTGGACAGAGGACTTCCATGGTGGGTTCCTTTTCAGAATAGGAAGGGAGATGTTAGAAATGACGAGTTCTACCGTCTACCTCTCAGGATAAATGAGTATATGCCCACCAGATTTCTCTAA